In a single window of the Azospirillum sp. B510 genome:
- a CDS encoding non-ribosomal peptide synthetase, with translation MSIQDAAPSSPSALRDLLSKWLQVAGSGTNLSVEQHRVWLLHTLNPANLPPVLAAYSLAGALDPVRLKQSLDAVAGRNDLLTTRIVDMAGKPLRIPGCPIPALEIVDLSGVPDDRCRQEVVRLVHDLAGRTFDIAAAPGWRATLVKTAQAAHVLLVAMHRIIAADDTPDILIRDLRARYGAGSGPAPEGEAAPPAFSNFVERQRAHLDSAAAEDSLRFWRGALAGSPVLSLPSAHQRPPVLTHDAFSRVRHLDGGSLARLRSLGQDGGDPSLPYLTAYRIGLAWASGRNDLAVGMEVRLPEWRSTAGPCSTMVALRTVIDPDHSFAMVLRDTASVLRNALAHAAVPFGHVVKDLQPQRDLSRTPLFQASFRHECRESPAETGGITWTRFPVDTGRSLFELEFHVVEEEAAATLTLRANRSIYDSGTIDRLLDHILVLLDRMAAQPEAAVRPTSADGEPVHPALPAEMGRQDSRCIHHLVEEQAARTPDADALVYGQQALSYQELNRQANRMAHFLIRHGIGPEVRVGLFAHPSPEFVIAMLAVLKAGGAYIPIDPGQPDERVRLLVARTDLRLILACPGLSGRLPDIAAARAVEIGNPELVRDEPHSNPACPVAPANLAYIIHTSGSTGQPKGVMLTHRGVVSNLIWRQDIWPLGQRDRVLQHYSFSFDPSVWATFWPLMSGAAIVLPPSRERFDATLFVQDIIDHRVTVYGATPSMHGALVETAGIGRASALRLVLSGGEQLTSALQKLIETRTGARVANLYGPTEATIDATVWEGEVEPTSSIVPIGRPLPFARVLVLDGSLRPVPAGVIGEICIGGPGLARGYAGYPALTAERFVPDPFVAEPGARLYRTGDLGRVRPDGAIEFVGREDGQIKVRGYRVELGEIEHHLAAHPQVRSAAVIARSDGQGSSRLVAFVAPAGPDSGDLADFLRLRLPDYMVPAEIAVLDRLPHTPNGKIDRKALAERKPEAGTRSETAIPPRTPMEREIAAAVQAILSVDGIGVLDNFFDHGGDSITAARLASRLSNDYDLDLPVQEIFQEPTVESIAALVEGLRSGGAATGATPWTVERLQAEVRPALDLMPGAPPGDHCWTDPEHIFITGATGYLGAVLIDALARRTNATLHCLVRATGPNQAQERVESTLRFFRCWNDGLRDRLNAVPGDLGKPELGLPPRDFQALAERIDVIYHSGALVNFVYPYSVLKAPNVLATGDILRLACTGRLKAVHYVSTIDTLLGTRVPRPYREDDLAYRVPVRVPDGYPRSKWVAEMLVSAAGERGVPVTVYRPGLIMGHTRTGATQTNNYLVVGLKGYLELGILPEDENLFDIIPVDYAADAIAHLSLQRGSIGKTFHLWHHNPIPTMQTYDWVRSFGYRVETVSREVARKRVLTVGPDNPLYPFVPHFQRENPATAEKSMFHPDIMKDVDSRLECRNTDAGLAGSGIACPEISEALVHKCFEFLVESDFLPSPPAVSAATGRPGAIA, from the coding sequence ATGAGCATTCAGGACGCCGCGCCGTCATCGCCCTCCGCGTTGCGCGATCTCCTGTCGAAATGGCTGCAAGTCGCCGGAAGCGGCACCAACCTTTCGGTCGAGCAGCACCGTGTGTGGCTACTGCACACCCTCAATCCGGCCAATCTGCCGCCGGTACTGGCGGCCTACTCCTTGGCCGGCGCGCTTGATCCGGTGCGGCTCAAGCAGAGTTTGGACGCCGTGGCGGGACGGAACGACCTGTTGACCACGCGCATCGTCGACATGGCCGGCAAGCCGCTGCGCATTCCGGGATGCCCCATTCCGGCATTGGAGATCGTGGATCTGAGCGGCGTGCCGGACGATCGATGCCGGCAGGAGGTGGTGCGTCTGGTCCACGATCTGGCGGGCCGGACGTTCGACATCGCCGCGGCGCCGGGTTGGCGGGCCACCCTGGTGAAAACGGCCCAAGCCGCTCACGTCCTGCTGGTCGCGATGCACAGGATCATCGCCGCCGACGATACCCCGGACATCCTGATCCGCGACCTGAGGGCGCGGTACGGGGCCGGCAGCGGACCGGCGCCGGAGGGCGAGGCCGCGCCTCCTGCCTTCTCGAACTTCGTGGAGCGGCAGCGCGCCCATCTGGACTCTGCGGCGGCGGAGGACTCACTGCGGTTCTGGCGCGGGGCGCTTGCCGGGAGTCCGGTTCTTTCCCTTCCGTCCGCTCATCAACGGCCCCCGGTTTTGACCCACGACGCCTTCTCGCGTGTCCGGCATCTGGACGGCGGGTCACTGGCGCGGCTCCGGTCCCTGGGGCAGGACGGCGGCGATCCGTCCCTCCCCTACCTGACCGCTTACCGGATCGGTCTGGCTTGGGCCTCCGGCCGGAACGATCTGGCGGTGGGCATGGAGGTCAGGCTCCCAGAATGGCGAAGCACCGCCGGCCCCTGTTCGACCATGGTGGCGCTCCGGACCGTCATCGACCCGGACCACAGCTTTGCCATGGTATTGCGGGACACGGCGTCGGTGCTGCGGAATGCGCTGGCACATGCCGCCGTTCCCTTCGGCCATGTGGTCAAAGATCTGCAACCCCAACGCGACCTGAGCCGGACACCGCTGTTCCAGGCATCGTTCCGCCACGAATGCCGGGAATCTCCCGCCGAAACGGGGGGGATCACCTGGACCCGGTTCCCGGTGGACACGGGCCGTTCACTCTTCGAACTGGAATTCCATGTCGTCGAGGAAGAAGCTGCGGCAACGCTGACCCTCCGAGCCAACCGTTCCATTTACGACTCCGGAACGATAGACCGGCTGCTGGACCATATCCTTGTCCTGCTGGACCGGATGGCCGCTCAACCCGAGGCTGCCGTCCGCCCGACCTCGGCCGATGGAGAGCCGGTTCATCCGGCTCTGCCGGCGGAAATGGGCCGGCAGGATTCGCGTTGCATCCACCACCTTGTGGAAGAGCAGGCTGCGCGCACGCCGGATGCCGACGCCCTCGTCTACGGGCAGCAGGCGCTGAGCTATCAAGAGCTGAACCGGCAGGCGAACCGCATGGCGCATTTCCTGATCCGCCACGGCATAGGGCCGGAGGTGCGGGTGGGCCTGTTCGCGCACCCCTCGCCGGAATTCGTCATTGCGATGCTGGCTGTCCTGAAGGCGGGCGGCGCCTATATACCCATCGATCCCGGCCAGCCGGACGAACGGGTGCGCCTGCTGGTCGCGCGCACAGACTTGCGGCTGATCCTGGCCTGCCCCGGCCTGTCCGGGCGGCTGCCGGACATCGCTGCGGCCAGGGCCGTGGAGATCGGCAATCCCGAGCTTGTCCGGGATGAGCCACACAGCAATCCCGCATGCCCGGTCGCCCCCGCCAACCTCGCCTACATCATCCACACCTCCGGTTCCACGGGGCAGCCCAAGGGGGTGATGCTGACGCACCGGGGCGTTGTCAGCAATCTGATCTGGCGACAGGACATCTGGCCGCTCGGCCAGCGGGACCGCGTGCTGCAGCATTATTCGTTCAGCTTCGATCCGTCGGTCTGGGCCACGTTCTGGCCACTGATGTCGGGGGCCGCCATTGTGCTGCCGCCGTCCCGGGAACGGTTCGATGCAACGCTGTTCGTGCAGGACATCATCGATCATCGGGTCACCGTGTACGGCGCCACCCCCAGCATGCACGGCGCGCTGGTGGAGACTGCCGGCATTGGTCGGGCATCGGCTCTCCGTCTGGTCTTGAGCGGCGGCGAGCAACTGACCAGCGCGTTGCAGAAGCTCATCGAAACCAGGACCGGGGCGCGGGTGGCCAACCTTTACGGACCTACGGAAGCGACCATCGACGCCACGGTCTGGGAAGGAGAGGTGGAGCCGACGTCGTCGATTGTGCCGATCGGGCGTCCGTTGCCCTTCGCGCGGGTTTTGGTTCTCGACGGCAGTCTGCGTCCGGTTCCCGCGGGCGTGATAGGGGAGATCTGCATCGGCGGGCCGGGGCTGGCCCGTGGGTATGCCGGCTATCCCGCCCTGACGGCGGAACGTTTCGTCCCCGATCCCTTCGTCGCCGAACCCGGCGCCCGTCTGTATCGGACGGGTGACCTGGGCAGGGTGCGCCCGGACGGAGCCATTGAGTTCGTCGGCCGCGAGGACGGGCAGATAAAGGTGCGCGGATACCGCGTCGAGTTGGGCGAGATCGAGCATCATTTGGCTGCGCATCCCCAGGTGCGGTCAGCGGCGGTGATAGCGCGTTCGGACGGCCAAGGCTCATCGCGGCTGGTCGCTTTCGTGGCCCCGGCCGGACCCGATTCCGGGGATCTCGCGGATTTCCTCCGGCTGCGGCTTCCCGACTACATGGTGCCCGCCGAGATCGCCGTCCTGGACCGGCTGCCCCACACGCCCAACGGCAAGATCGACCGCAAGGCGCTGGCCGAACGGAAGCCGGAAGCCGGCACCCGTTCGGAAACCGCCATCCCGCCGCGCACCCCCATGGAACGGGAAATCGCCGCCGCCGTGCAGGCCATTCTGTCTGTGGACGGAATCGGCGTTCTGGACAATTTCTTCGATCATGGTGGTGATTCGATCACCGCGGCGCGACTGGCGTCGCGTCTGTCCAATGACTACGATCTCGACCTACCCGTTCAAGAGATTTTCCAGGAACCTACTGTCGAGAGCATCGCCGCCCTCGTCGAGGGACTCCGTTCCGGCGGTGCCGCTACCGGTGCCACCCCGTGGACGGTCGAGCGGCTTCAGGCGGAGGTGCGTCCAGCCCTGGACCTGATGCCCGGCGCACCCCCCGGGGACCACTGTTGGACGGATCCCGAGCACATTTTCATCACAGGCGCCACCGGCTATCTCGGGGCGGTCCTGATCGATGCTTTGGCACGGAGAACCAATGCCACGCTCCATTGTCTGGTACGCGCCACCGGCCCCAATCAGGCGCAGGAGCGCGTCGAATCCACGCTCCGTTTCTTCCGCTGCTGGAACGACGGGCTGCGCGACCGCCTGAACGCCGTGCCGGGCGATTTGGGCAAGCCGGAACTCGGACTGCCGCCGAGAGATTTCCAAGCGCTGGCCGAGCGGATCGACGTGATCTACCACAGCGGCGCCCTGGTCAATTTCGTTTATCCCTATTCGGTCCTGAAAGCCCCCAACGTGCTGGCAACGGGCGACATCCTGCGGCTTGCCTGCACAGGGCGGCTGAAGGCGGTCCACTATGTGTCCACCATCGACACCCTGCTGGGGACCCGCGTTCCCCGGCCTTACAGGGAAGACGATCTGGCGTACCGCGTCCCAGTACGTGTGCCCGACGGCTATCCGCGCAGCAAATGGGTGGCGGAAATGTTGGTTTCGGCGGCGGGCGAACGGGGGGTGCCCGTCACCGTCTATCGGCCGGGCCTGATCATGGGCCACACCCGCACCGGCGCCACCCAGACCAACAATTATCTCGTGGTCGGTCTCAAGGGCTATCTGGAGCTGGGCATCTTGCCCGAGGACGAAAACCTCTTCGACATCATTCCGGTGGACTACGCCGCGGACGCGATCGCCCATCTTTCTCTGCAACGCGG
- a CDS encoding non-ribosomal peptide synthetase, protein MDSGCANGADIIDAYPLTRLQAGMLFHSLYDEDAVSIYLNVFSFTVKARLDETALTKAVQAAVQRHAVLRTGFDLGGFSEPVQIVYASCPVAVAVGDWRSVPPENRKQRVSDWIAGQRRRGFDIKAPPLFTVHAHLWDDETFQFSLRFHHAILDGWSVGVLLVEVLNEYACRLNGIVPPPLPGAGAIFRRSVELEQAAVRSAAQREFWNDYLRDNPASSVSRGHRRQGEWAGGATERTVDVPAAIGTSLGRLAAKLGVPLKSLFFAAHLRVLTVLCENREVVTGLLTNGRPEQPGAEAALGLFLNVVPFRLRLRPESWRDLIIQTVEAETRLSPFRRYPLAEIVKEQSGRAPFDTVFSFTDFTAAAERLDGGLALTDAVFAEMTNFALLVRVEAVVDGGGYRLVIQGDESALDIPLASIADAFLTVLAAMADDSGADHDTLPLAGGGELAAALGGWNATHHVWPDPAVMPDLFERQAALTPDAVAVAGPATITYGALNRRANQLARHLRAHGVGAETPVAVYIERSVDLLAALLAVLKAGGTFIPLDPAGPVPRNRAILAACGVPVLIMADDGPPPPLPGARPVIVRLDEERQAITAHPDDDLPHRSSPDQLAYIIHTSGSTGTPKGVMVTRRALGNLLLTMGKRIGIGPSDLWGAVTTPLFDIAYAELFLPLTVGAAVKILPLDRVVDGNLWRSEMDGTTIVQATPSGWRLLLDAGWTNGSGLTAVSGGEALPPDLVRQLLATGVRLLNCFGPTETTIWSSSQWIDAASGDEVSIGVPFANTTAWVLDCWGQPAPFGAAGELFFGGDGLARGYAGQAGLTAERFLPDPFGPPGSRLYRTGDRVRQRPDGSLMFLGRLDRQVKVNGFRVELGEIEAVLQRQPAVREAVAAAHSGDRGRPELAVFVVLDAAATAGVTAEQAVGALGAVLERSLPRFMVPTRFAVLPEIPRLANGKIDYRALPVPGTRRTAPTHTPPRTPAESWLAGAFADLLKVEQVGVHDDFFAAGGDSQLCLQLVSKVEIEFGVQLPMRAVFEAPTVEQLAAVVLEEAERRRRIATSEKDRMDEAIQKLSDADIACLLNDPVIQREMQMLIT, encoded by the coding sequence ATGGATTCCGGCTGCGCCAACGGCGCCGACATCATCGACGCCTATCCGTTGACCCGTCTGCAGGCAGGGATGCTGTTCCACAGTCTTTACGACGAGGATGCGGTATCCATTTATCTGAACGTCTTCAGCTTTACGGTGAAAGCCCGGTTGGACGAGACCGCCCTGACCAAAGCGGTTCAGGCCGCCGTTCAGCGCCACGCCGTTCTGCGAACCGGCTTCGACTTGGGTGGGTTCAGCGAACCCGTGCAGATCGTCTATGCCTCCTGCCCGGTTGCAGTGGCCGTGGGCGATTGGCGGTCGGTGCCGCCGGAGAACCGGAAGCAACGGGTGTCCGATTGGATTGCCGGTCAGCGGCGACGCGGCTTCGACATCAAGGCGCCGCCGCTTTTCACCGTGCATGCCCATCTCTGGGACGATGAGACTTTCCAGTTCAGCCTGCGCTTCCACCACGCCATTCTCGACGGCTGGAGCGTCGGCGTTCTATTGGTCGAGGTGTTGAACGAGTACGCGTGCCGGCTGAATGGGATAGTCCCGCCGCCGCTGCCCGGCGCCGGTGCAATTTTCCGGCGCTCTGTGGAATTGGAGCAGGCGGCCGTACGGTCGGCGGCCCAGCGGGAATTCTGGAACGATTACTTGCGCGACAACCCGGCGTCGTCGGTTTCCCGCGGCCACCGCCGGCAGGGGGAATGGGCGGGCGGCGCCACCGAACGGACGGTGGATGTGCCGGCAGCCATCGGGACGTCGCTGGGCCGTCTGGCCGCGAAGCTCGGCGTCCCGCTCAAGAGCCTGTTCTTCGCCGCACACCTCCGCGTTCTAACCGTTCTGTGCGAAAACCGCGAGGTTGTGACGGGGCTGCTGACCAACGGGCGGCCGGAGCAACCCGGCGCCGAAGCAGCTCTCGGCCTGTTTCTGAACGTCGTCCCGTTCCGGCTGCGGCTGCGGCCGGAAAGCTGGCGGGATCTCATCATTCAGACCGTCGAGGCCGAGACGCGGCTTTCCCCGTTCCGGCGCTACCCGCTGGCCGAGATTGTCAAAGAGCAGAGCGGGCGCGCTCCCTTCGATACCGTCTTTAGCTTCACCGACTTCACCGCGGCTGCGGAACGGCTCGACGGCGGACTTGCCCTGACCGACGCGGTGTTCGCCGAGATGACCAATTTCGCCCTGCTGGTGCGGGTCGAAGCCGTTGTCGACGGGGGTGGCTACAGGCTGGTGATCCAGGGCGACGAAAGCGCCCTGGACATTCCGCTGGCCTCGATCGCCGACGCTTTCCTGACCGTCCTTGCGGCCATGGCGGACGATTCCGGCGCCGACCACGACACGCTTCCGCTGGCAGGAGGTGGAGAACTGGCGGCGGCGCTTGGCGGGTGGAACGCCACTCACCACGTCTGGCCCGATCCGGCGGTGATGCCGGATCTGTTTGAACGGCAGGCCGCCCTGACCCCGGATGCCGTCGCCGTCGCCGGCCCGGCGACGATCACCTATGGGGCGCTGAACCGCCGGGCCAATCAGCTGGCCCGCCATCTGCGCGCGCACGGTGTCGGCGCCGAAACCCCGGTCGCTGTATACATCGAGCGGTCGGTGGACCTGCTCGCAGCACTTCTGGCTGTGCTGAAGGCCGGCGGCACCTTCATTCCGCTGGACCCCGCTGGCCCGGTGCCGCGCAACCGCGCTATACTGGCCGCCTGCGGCGTCCCGGTTCTGATCATGGCCGATGACGGTCCGCCGCCGCCGTTGCCCGGCGCGCGTCCGGTGATCGTCCGCCTGGACGAGGAGCGGCAGGCCATCACGGCGCATCCCGACGATGACCTGCCGCACAGGTCATCCCCCGACCAGCTCGCCTATATCATCCACACATCGGGATCCACCGGGACGCCGAAAGGAGTGATGGTCACTCGGCGTGCCCTGGGGAATCTGCTCCTGACCATGGGGAAGCGGATCGGAATCGGGCCGTCCGATCTCTGGGGTGCGGTGACGACGCCGCTTTTCGACATCGCCTATGCCGAGCTGTTCCTGCCGTTGACCGTCGGCGCTGCGGTCAAGATCCTGCCCCTCGACCGGGTGGTCGATGGCAACCTCTGGCGCTCGGAGATGGACGGCACGACCATCGTGCAGGCAACTCCGTCCGGCTGGCGTCTGCTGTTGGACGCGGGCTGGACCAACGGTTCCGGCCTGACCGCCGTCAGCGGCGGGGAGGCTTTGCCGCCCGATCTCGTCCGCCAGCTTCTCGCCACGGGTGTGCGGCTCCTGAATTGCTTCGGGCCGACGGAAACCACGATCTGGTCCAGCAGCCAATGGATCGATGCCGCGTCTGGCGATGAGGTGTCCATCGGCGTCCCGTTCGCCAACACCACCGCTTGGGTGCTCGACTGCTGGGGGCAGCCGGCGCCGTTCGGGGCAGCCGGCGAGCTATTCTTTGGCGGCGACGGTCTGGCACGGGGGTATGCCGGGCAAGCCGGCCTGACGGCGGAGCGATTCCTACCCGATCCATTCGGCCCACCAGGCAGCCGGCTGTATCGGACCGGCGACCGCGTGCGGCAGCGGCCCGACGGCAGCTTGATGTTCCTCGGCCGTCTGGACCGGCAGGTGAAGGTCAACGGCTTCCGCGTCGAATTGGGAGAGATCGAAGCGGTGCTGCAACGGCAGCCCGCGGTCCGGGAGGCCGTGGCCGCGGCCCATTCTGGCGACAGGGGGCGCCCGGAACTGGCGGTGTTCGTGGTCCTGGACGCCGCCGCTACCGCCGGCGTGACCGCGGAACAGGCGGTCGGTGCTCTGGGGGCTGTCCTGGAGCGGTCGCTACCTCGGTTCATGGTGCCCACCCGGTTCGCGGTCCTGCCGGAGATTCCGCGGCTGGCCAACGGCAAGATCGATTACCGCGCCCTGCCGGTTCCCGGAACGCGGCGGACGGCGCCGACGCACACCCCCCCCCGTACCCCCGCCGAGAGTTGGCTGGCCGGTGCCTTCGCCGACCTGCTGAAGGTGGAGCAGGTGGGTGTCCACGACGATTTTTTCGCCGCAGGGGGCGATTCACAACTGTGCTTACAGCTGGTGTCGAAGGTGGAGATCGAATTCGGTGTCCAGCTCCCCATGCGCGCCGTCTTCGAGGCGCCGACGGTGGAACAGCTTGCCGCAGTGGTGCTTGAGGAAGCCGAGCGCCGCCGCCGGATCGCGACGTCGGAAAAAGACCGGATGGACGAGGCCATTCAGAAGCTTTCTGACGCCGACATCGCCTGTCTGCTCAACGACCCTGTGATCCAGCGGGAAATGCAGATGCTGATCACTTGA